Proteins encoded by one window of Hylaeus volcanicus isolate JK05 chromosome 7, UHH_iyHylVolc1.0_haploid, whole genome shotgun sequence:
- the LOC128880407 gene encoding kynurenine/alpha-aminoadipate aminotransferase, mitochondrial-like, giving the protein MDFAKFVTAVSNRRKSSILRKWALEFMKRPKSVSLANGMPNAETFPFEELSVTYKDGTTVKLVGKELSLSLQYGPSQGYLPLMKKIREFQEHWHTINYPNWDVHITSGSMDACSKVFEMTLEPGDAMMAQVPTYNGITNALAPLMPEFIGIKQDGDGVIPEEIKRICEERLRDKKPMPKILYVNPTGANPTGTVLPTSRKKKIYELSQKYDFLIVEDDPYYFLHFLDERPKSFLEFDTEGRVIRLDSFSKILSAGLRLGVVTAHEELVKKLVLHTETTTIHASSLSQMLLYKLLETWDTETLHKHFDDVQRFYRERRDIMLASIQKHLADLGEWNIPKGGMFFWVKVNKLEDVMDLAVNKCASEGVFLIPGNAFNYNLEKSQYLRLSYSSSTAEEIEKAICTLAKLMREEVEGKTGARV; this is encoded by the exons atggacTTTGCAAAATTCGTCACTGCAGTCTCAAATAGACGAAAATCCAGCATTCTCCGGAAATGGG CATTAGAGTTCATGAAGAGGCCTAAATCCGTGAGCCTGGCCAACGGGATGCCCAACGCCGAGACGTTTCCCTTTGAGGAGCTCTCTGTGACCTACAAAGACGGTACCACGGTGAAATTAGTAGGCAAAGAGCTGTCTTTGTCGCTTCAGTATGGTCCATCTCAAGG TTACCTGCCACTCATGAAGAAGATACGAGAGTTCCAGGAACACTGGCATACCATAAACTACCCTAACTGGGACGTGCACATCACCTCGGGATCGATGGATGCTTGCAGCAAGGTCTTCGAGATGACCTTGGAACCTGGAGATGCCATGATGGCTCAAGTACCTACTTACAACGGAATCACCAATGCT ctCGCACCCCTGATGCCAGAATTCATTGGAATCAAACAAGATGGGGATGGAGTAATCCCTGAAgagataaaaagaatttgCGAGGAAAGATTGCGCGATAAGAAACCAATGCCGAAG ATCCTGTACGTGAATCCCACAGGAGCGAATCCAACAGGCACAGTTCTTCCCACCTCTCGCAAGAAGAAGATCTACGAGCTGAGCCAGAAATACGATTTCCTGATCGTCGAGGATGATCCTTACTACTTCCTTCATTTCCTCGACGAAAGACCAAAGTCCTTCCTCGAGTTCGACACGGAAGGTCGTGTGATACGTTTGGACTCCTTCAGTAAAATTCTCAGCGCGGGACTCCGTTTAGGTGTGGTCACGGCGCACGAGGAACTCGTCAAGAAATTAGTTTTGCATACCGAGACGACGACTATCCACGCTTCCTCTTTATCTCAG ATGCTGCTGTACAAATTATTGGAAACGTGGGATACGGAAACGTTGCACAAACACTTCGATGATGTTCAAAGATTTTATCGTGAAAGACGTGACATTATGCTGGCCTCGATCCAAAAGCATCTTGCAG ATTTAGGAGAATGGAACATCCCAAAAGGTGGAATGTTCTTTTGGGTAAAAGTGAATAAATTGGAGGACGTGATGGACCTGGCAGTGAACAAGTGTGCCTCTGAGGGAGTTTTCCTTATCCCTGGTAACGCGTTCAACTACAATCTTGAAAAATCTCAGTATCTTCGACTCAGCTATAGTTCCTCAACCGCAGAAGAAATTGAGAAG GCGATCTGTACTTTGGCAAAGTTGATGCGCGAAGAGGTGGAAGGAAAGACCGGAGCACGAGTTTAA
- the LOC128880406 gene encoding protein SAAL1, with the protein MSEVQETETDKVEPNVVLEAQEVGESEIEKLKGDTVGNTLYSGKWIINTLLSISKVHEDGWTEKLENDLCTLWDITAEKDIVQFLVDNDFFKIAEFALNTPEEPRLTEIILGIIGNMTCEPVVLEILGSNDELLETILHHLFSEDSATLVQILRLLRSALWNIQTDPESKWRVNLRNSTYLKEVVPFILKSSTNEELLIATTSFLRSTAEIDLPIGKTLLDELFEASSFLPGMLESFEEVLPQDEAPYSVPTLKYLEDWLELFSNLRKGHQIHQQILQDDNLDRTIEIPRRILANFSDPWNLFPLDEIKASCTHRCAEMILDFRWKGFLRADSAVDINETILKIIFSISTATKEDDEDSEETMEELLKYLEGYWVEIAKISTSDEIVRILKPNEKAIVDYAINLLKSKIPIEKVNSVVNGLLDE; encoded by the exons atgagtgAGGTTCAGGAAACTGAAACCGACAAAGTGGAACCCAATGTAGTTTTAGAAGCTCAGGAAGTCGGggaaagtgaaattgaaaagttaaaagGAGATACTGTGGGAAACACACTGTACAGTGGTAAATGGATAATTAACACTTTGCTTTCGATATCAAAG GTACACGAAGATGGCTGGACCGAAAAACTAGAAAATGACCTGTGCACTTTATGGGATATAACTGCTGAAAAGGACATTGTCCAATTTCTCGTGGATAATGACTTCTTTAAAATTGCTGAATTCGCATTGAATACCCCTGAAGAGCCAAGATTAACG gaaataatttTGGGAATAATCGGGAATATGACGTGCGAGCCAGTAGTACTCGAAATATTGGGATCGAATGATGAACTCCTTGAAACGATCCTTCATCATCTTTTTTCCGAAGATAGTGCCACATTGGTACAAATTCTTCGACTTTTACGTTCTGCACTTTGGAATATCCAAACTGACCCTGAATCAAAGTGGAGAGTGAATTTGAGAAATTCCACCTATTTAAAGGAAGTAGTTCCTTTTATCTTGAAAAGCTCCACAAATG AGGAACTTTTAATTGCAACAACAAGTTTTCTACGTTCCACTGCAGAAATTGATCTTCCAATTGGAAAAACACTACTAGATGAACTCTTTGAAGCATCTAGTTTTCTTCCAG GAATGCTAGAATCATTTGAAGAAGTTCTTCCGCAAGACGAGGCCCCCTATTCTGTTCCCACGTTGAAATATCTCGAGGACTGGTTAGAATTGTTCTCTAATCTTCGGAAAGGGCATCAAATTCatcaacaaattttgcaaGATGACAATCTCGATCGGACGATAGAAATTCCCCGAAGAATTTTAGCCAATTTTAGTGACCCATGGAATCTCTTTCCTTTAGATGAAATTAAAGCTTCCTGTACTCACAGGTGTGCAGAAATGATTCTTGATTTCCGATGGAAAGGATTTTTGAGAGCAGACTCGGCGGTAGACATAAACGAGAcaatactaaaaattattttcagcaTTAGCACAg CAACGAAAGAAGACGATGAGGATTCTGAAGAAACAATGgaagaattattaaagtacCTCGAAGGATACTGGGTCGAGATAGCAAAGATTTCTACGTCAGATGAGATCGTAAGGATTCTGAAACCAAATGAAAAAGCAATTGTAGATTACGcgataaatttgttaaaatcgaaaattccTATAGAAAAAGTTAACAGTGTAGTAAATGGATTGTTagacgaataa
- the LOC128880408 gene encoding uncharacterized protein LOC128880408: protein MPTPASIDRGMGSVVGSNANVSNVTTRRMDSTTFVPEATPTLSEREQLKIEFYKTYDVMTGVRIAATLGGFFGLMILLLVYKSRCKSSKQLEDPRLTAAAAAAVAEAEAEERALAVALDAIARLPPRPDRGPRRSLCVEVSQAHSPRVSPRFSSVGGDYEALLTAPAKQPNLTLPEEQRRCSSVTCSSTGSSYLERRGSAMPVPCLPLHPTFSTKHAAHDEPWDLYYPIDIQVIQPTPELSPCTSEAGLYANEVLLAGTTGKRAPLASMGSVDPPEPDSRSLGSDSVFLRNDEHDEECLDTEDEVSGFSTDSEAPGPSCRRFLRVPSKKKEPVEKWDGCAGCIPRRRPGGKPCQACHSISTPVETSRSQTVSTSTSSQSSLGSPPCSPAIELRHRPPPAPLPSSPPAWSQETLF from the exons ATGCCGACCCCTGCGTCCATTGATAGAG GAATGGGGAGCGTCGTAGGCAGCAACGCGAACGTAAGCAACGTAACGACGAGGAGGATGGACTCGACGACGTTCGTGCCGGAAGCGACGCCGACCCTCAGCGAACGAGAGCAActcaaaattgaattctacAAAACATACGACGTCATGACTGGGGTCAGAATCGCAGCGACTCTCGGCGGTTTTTTCGGTCTTATGATCCTTCTGCTTGTCTACAAAAGCAG GTGTAAATCGAGCAAGCAGTTGGAGGATCCAAGACTGACCGCAGCGGCTGCCGCAGCGGTAGCTGAAGCAGAAGCCGAGGAAAGAGCTCTCGCAGTCGCCCTCGACGCCATCGCCAGATTACCACCTAGACCGGACCGGGGTCCCAGAAGGTCTCTTTGCGTCGAG gTGAGTCAAGCTCATTCCCCGAGAGTCAGTCCACGTTTCTCGTCGGTCGGGGGTGACTACGAGGCCCTGTTGACGGCACCAGCGAAGCAACCGAACCTAACGCTTCCCGAGGAGCAGAGGAGATGCAGCTCGGTGACCTGCAGCAGCACTGGTAGTAGTTACCTCGAGAGGAGAGGATCTGCGATGCCGGTGCCATGTCTGCCCCTTCATCCTACGTTTTCAACGAAACACGCTGCCCACGACGAACCCTGGGACCTTTATTATCCCATTGATATTCAG GTAATCCAACCAACCCCAGAGCTTTCTCCGTGCACAAGCGAGGCAGGTCTTTATGCGAACGAAGTCTTGCTTGCTGGAACCACTGGTAAAAGGGCGCCGTTGGCTTCCATGGGCAGTGTCGATCCTCCGGAACCAGACTCAAG GTCACTCGGTTCCGACTCGGTCTTCCTGAGAAACGACGAGCACGACGAAGAGTGCCTCGACACAGAGGACGAGGTGTCCGGGTTCTCGACCGACTCCGAAGCACCTGGGCCCAGCTGTCGACGGTTCCTCCGAGTCCCATCCAAGAAGAAGGAACCCGTCGAAAAGTGGGACGGTTGCGCTGGATGCATTCCAAGACGACGACCAGGAGGGAAACCTTGTCAAGCTTGTCACAGCATCAGCACACCTGTTGAAACATCCAG GTCTCAAACAGTCTCGACGAGCACCAGCAGCCAGAGTAGCCTCGGTTCTCCACCGTGTTCACCAGCCATCGAGCTCAGGCACAGACCACCGCCGGCGCCGCTACCATCGAGTCCGCCCGCCTGGTCCCAAGAAACGCTCTTTTAG